CGCGGACAATCGGACTGTACAGGCGCATAGAAGCAGTGAGATTTATACCTCCCGACATTCCACTGTCCATACCATTGAGCAGGGCAGCTGCCTTGAGGTTTAAAGAACCAGAGAGAATTGGAGGCAGGATGATAACGCTTGCCGTTAATATTTTTTCGGGCCAGCCGCTTTTCCTGCGAGCGGGCTCTTTGGTAAAAATATCCCTTCTGTGTTGCTTCAAACCCTCCTGGACTCTGGTAGACCATCTGCCTGATTGTATCGATGTCTTTAAAGTCCAGGCACTGGGCCCGGACACGGTTCACTCCGGTATTACCGACCATAAGCATGCCAAGTTTTCCTTCGCCTTCCGCTTCTGCTCTCATTAAGCGGGCCAAAAGGTTCACATCTGCCTCGTTGTAGGATATAACAGCCATGCTGTCACCTCACTTTGTACAGCCATCAAAGGTTGTTCTCTAAACTATATGTAAGCCTACCTGATAGTTATGAATAAAAATTTAGAGGATGACCCACATGGGTCATCCTCTAAGAGATGGTATAAAATTTAGATATGGAGAAATTGGGGAATGGCTTCCGGTTTAAGCAGGTTCCCTACATAAAAGGAGCCAAAATCTCCATAACGCGAGGTGACTTCGTCAAATCGCATTTCGTACACGAGCTTCTTAAACTGGAGAACATCGTGAGCAAATAAAGTCACGCCCCATTCCCAGTCGTCAAAGCCGATAGAACCGGTAATAATCTGGCGGATTTTGCCTGCGTATTGCCGGCCGGTCATGCCATGTGCATACATCAGCTTGGCGCGATCGTCTTTTTCAAGTACATACCAATTATCATTTCCTTGTCTGCGCTTGTCCATCGGGTAAAAGCAGATATGGTTCCATTTCGGAAGAATCGGCTTCAAGCGTGCTTGAATTTCTGGATCTTCTTCATTGGCATTTCCCATGTAATTGGATAATTCGACAACCGATACATAGGAATAAGCAGGCGTCGTGAATTCAGCCAGCTTTGTCTTGTTAAAAGCGGTTTCGATTTCATTTAATTCCTCCATCGTAGGGCGAAGGATCATCATCATAAAATCCGCTTTCTGGCCGACTATCGTATATAAGGCATGGCTGCCTTGCTTGGACTGCTCCGTATCTTCCCATTTTCCAACTAATTCACGAAATTCATGGATCGCCTGCTCACGTTCTTCACTGCTGGCATATTTCCAGGTCGTCCAATCAATCGAACGGAAGTCATGCAGACAATACCATCCATCCATCGTTACAACTGCTTCTGGCATGGCGTGATCGCTCCTTTATCACTAAACTTTTTCCATTTTCAATATAACATAGTTGTGAAAATAGAGCAGTTCAGCCAATTTGAAAGTATTGTGAACAATTTTTTAGGGTAAAGTGAAAATGAAATCGCTTAACGTGAAATTTTTGGTTCGAAGGACTTTTCATTGAACACAAAAGGTCTTATTATATAGTACACAATAGTAAATTGGAGGGAAACCTATGAGCAGCTTATTTGATACGCTGAAGGCCAAAATCAACAATCAAGGCAAGAGAGTCGTATTCCCTGAAGGTTTAGATGAACGAATCCTCACTGCTGTAAGTAAACTTGGTGCAGAAGGCTTAGTGCAACCTGTACTAGTAGGAAATAAAGAAAAAGTGAAACAGAAAGCCTCTGAATGTGGAGTGGATATTTCAACGTCTGAAATTCTTGACCCGGAGAATTATGAAGGCTTTGAAGAAATGACAGCTTCCTTTGTCGATCGAAGGAAAGGGAAAGCTACGGAAGAGCAGGCAAGAGATATTCTTAAAGACGAGAACTATTTCGGAACGATGCTCGTTTATATGAACAAAGCAGACGGGCTTGTGAGCGGTGCCGCTCATTCGACTGCTGACACTGTCCGTCCGGCATTGCAGATTATAAAAACAAAGCCAGGCATTAAAAAAACATCCGGCGTCTTTATCATGGTTCGCGATGAAGAGAAGTATGTGT
This Halobacillus salinarum DNA region includes the following protein-coding sequences:
- the hemQ gene encoding hydrogen peroxide-dependent heme synthase, with translation MPEAVVTMDGWYCLHDFRSIDWTTWKYASSEEREQAIHEFRELVGKWEDTEQSKQGSHALYTIVGQKADFMMMILRPTMEELNEIETAFNKTKLAEFTTPAYSYVSVVELSNYMGNANEEDPEIQARLKPILPKWNHICFYPMDKRRQGNDNWYVLEKDDRAKLMYAHGMTGRQYAGKIRQIITGSIGFDDWEWGVTLFAHDVLQFKKLVYEMRFDEVTSRYGDFGSFYVGNLLKPEAIPQFLHI
- the pta gene encoding phosphate acetyltransferase, which encodes MSSLFDTLKAKINNQGKRVVFPEGLDERILTAVSKLGAEGLVQPVLVGNKEKVKQKASECGVDISTSEILDPENYEGFEEMTASFVDRRKGKATEEQARDILKDENYFGTMLVYMNKADGLVSGAAHSTADTVRPALQIIKTKPGIKKTSGVFIMVRDEEKYVFADCAINISPDSQDLAEIALASADTAKLFNIDPKIAMLSFSTRGSAKSPETEKVTDAVALAKEQNADLLIDGEFQFDAAFVPEVAQKKAPDSPLNGEANTFIFPSLEAGNIGYKIAQRLGSFDAVGPILQGLNQPVNDLSRGCNSDDVYNLAIITAAQSLS
- a CDS encoding cell wall hydrolase, with protein sequence MAVISYNEADVNLLARLMRAEAEGEGKLGMLMVGNTGVNRVRAQCLDFKDIDTIRQMVYQSPGGFEATQKGYFYQRARSQEKRLARKNINGKRYHPASNSLWFFKPQGSCPAQWYGQWNVGRYKSHCFYAPVQSDCPRVY